The Chiroxiphia lanceolata isolate bChiLan1 chromosome 4, bChiLan1.pri, whole genome shotgun sequence genome includes the window TGTGTGGATCTTAAAGCTCTGGCACTGATAATCCTCCATTTGAAGGCAGTTCCACTGGGAACTAACCAGGGAATATAGATTGGATTTGTATTTCAGAGAGGAAGCAAATACGATCATTCCATGCTTATTTTACTAAAGGCATGTGGGTGTtttggagtttatttttaatgatccACCAAATTCACACATTTTATGGCAACCACCAGGGGAAATAATGAAGGAAATCATGATTAGGAAAATCCTCAATGTGCACACAGGCATtaagttttctctttctcactgcagcctccTAATCTGATAATGTGTTTGTGTAAAACTCCCAGTCAAAAGATGATCATCAGAAATTTAAGCCTGTATAAGGTGCACCCCATGCAGGAAGGTTGGGGGTGGTTATGTGGTTTTTGGTGAGGGATACGACCCTGGCCACCTTTAATACTGAAAATACCAGGTAAAGAATAAAtaacacaagaaaaattaacCAAATGCATTCATAGTAGACAGAAAGAGGAGTTTTTTACTCTCTCACCAAAAACACTTATAAACTTGCTGTTGTGTGTCATCAAAACACTCTATTATCACTCTTATTTGGATCCCAGTGTGGTGGATTTGATCTGCACAGGTTCTGCTGCCACCTTGCTGCAGTACATTCAAGATCTCCAGTGACTTACACCTGTCActggagtttattttcttttttatcttgtCTATGCACATGCGGACAATGTAAGTCTTGGTGATTCTATTTCCAAAGAGAACTCTTcactaacttttttttattaaaaatattgaaatggaTGTCGGCCTGCAAGACATTGCTTTTTGAGTTCTGAGGCCCTATAAGATAAGAGAGATAATCAAGGTCATAAAGCAAACCTGTATTTGAACTCCTTGATTAAATCCCTTCAGTTCCTTAATATATGTTGAATATTCACCGAATTGTGGTGAATtaatcttttcccttttctttgtttgtggGTTGTGCCTCTCTGCAGGTTCGCTCCATTGAAGGTCAGTACGGGACACTTCAAGCGTACGTAACGCCAAGAATTCAACCAAAAACCTGCCAGGTTCATCAATATCAAATTAAACCACTTTCCCTTCATCAGAGAACTCATTCTATCGACCATGACAGgtatttgtgaagaaaaatcaatgcttttttttttcttttgaaaaaaggACACAATCCGGTTGAAATATTTGCGCTGTAAACTTAAATATGTAATTTCGGACCCCCTAACCTACAGTTTTGAGCCTGTAGTTCCGTTTTATGGGTTTCTTAATAGAAAATGTGAATCAAATGGGTTCCTTGCCATtctttattcctgttttcaggttatttctcatttttctccctgGGTTATAGTGCAGCCCCGTGTGTTAGTAGACCTGAGGGTGTGGTAGAAAGGAAACTCTGCTGTCTTAGTAACCACAGTCTTTTCAGTTTCAGCCCAATTTTCCCCTCCACCCTTttcatctaatttttttctcatagcTGACTTGGCCCCGAAACTGAGCCAAGACTTTTTTTACCCTTATCCTTCTGTTAGGAAATTTGCATTTCATGCAATTTCTAATTGATGTTTGCCCACCCTCAGTCAACATCTTGTGTTGTCTCCAAGGAATTGCTTGTTCAAACCAAACCCGGAAGACTGAAGGGATGATACCAAAGGCTTCAATGTGCAAATGAGTTCCATTATGCCTTGTTCTTGATATAAAGGTGGTTTACAGCATTAGAGACTGTTGAGGCTCTCTCTTAGTCATATTTGCTGTGTTGTCAGTTGTTTACCATTGTCCTAAATCTCAGGTTTAACAACGTGAAACTTGTCAAAAACTTGGTAGCTGTAATCTGCAATATCAATCTCTGCTTGGTGAGATATCTGATTTTACAGGTCTTGATTAAAAGGAAACCACCACGTGGAACTATTTTATACAGACAGTGTCCCTCCTCTTTAACTATTGACtgtcctctttttcttttaatttcataatatCACAGACCCATGAACACCCTGATGCTCAAAGGCCAGTTCAGCTTTGCTGAAATTCACTCCTGGGTTGTGTTTTGCTTGCCTGAGGTGCCTGAAAAGACTCCTGCTGGAGAGAGTatcaccttttattttcagaacaccTTCCTGGGAACACAGCTTGAAAGTACTTACAGGTATATACAACTGCTAAAGCACAGTGTGACACTTCACACTCATCCTACTGTTCACCCttccacccccagctccttcaaAACTCCCCCTAAAGTGAGCAAGAATCTTTCTTAAAAAGGATTTTCAGACATTACCAGAGGTGAGAACTATCCAGTAATGATGCAGTCTGTAACCTGAATATGGTTTCTCTTGAAATTAgtccaaaaaaaccaaaattaccAGGTAGGAAAGGCTTGCTTTTAGAATATAAAGGACAAGGCTGGCTAATATAGTGAAATTATTGTTTTCCAACTTCCATTTTTTTGTATTGAGGAGCAGAAATAACTTCAAAGGCATTTAATGCTCATGCAAACAAAAACGGGCATTAATTTACAGACCTTATTTTTTAACATAGGGACAAATCTATAAGTTTGTTCATTtgaagtttttcttcctttttagaAAAGGTGAGGGATATTTTAAGTCTGACAACATTTCTACAATATCCATCCTCAAAGATGTGCTTTCCAAAGAAGCCACTAAAAGAAAGATTAATCTCAACATATCATATGGTAAAAATTTCCTCTCTGTTTAGTCCTTGAGTTCATTTGATATTCCTGTAAGTGGAAGAAAGAGTATTCATTTGCTTGTTGGGGTTCTTTTCACTCCCTGCTAGATGTCAGTGAAGAATCTGTGAGGCACACTCTAAAGCTCATCCACCCTAAATTAGAgtatcagcagctgctggccaAGAAGGTTCACTTAATAGATGCTTTGAGAGTAAGTATCTGAACTGtcatggtttggtttttatggGGGATTATGCTGTCAGATACCAAGTTGTGTGGCTCAAGTCAGATGTGTGTCATGTGGGGATCTGTTCCACTGCTGTTCCcctgaattaaattaaatcgTATGTTTTAAATGTCCAGGGGACAGGtttctttcaaggaaaattcccatttttgtTATATAACTAGTGATTAACACGTAGGATTACTGACTGATGTTGAGAAGGCTGAAATGGGACAGTAGAAGGCAGCCAGCTTTATCATCTGATGTCCTCTTCTAGCCTGCTGTTATTTTCCAGTTCCTTCTGTGTCTCTTTCCACAAacctttaaaagttttttaGATCTGGGGCTGATTGTCCAGGCCAGAAGCGACTTCCTGGCTTTGGAACTTCATCCCAGTGTCTCATAATTTCTGCATTATctgcttttcagtcttttgcTTAATACCCTCCTCAACAGTTAGTCAGCTTGTCTCAGTTCTTGGACTTTTTTCGAACAACCAGAACTTTACTGTCAAAAACTTGCTATCATCAATtgggtattttttatttaggtGGAGAGGAGATGAAAGTGGGCAGCCAATTCTCTCTTGTCCTTTCGGGGGGATCAACTACTTGTTGTCAGAACTCTCTACTTAGTAGAAAAGCTGACTACCAATGAAAATAATGTGTATCTTAGTTATCACTGAAAGTGTTTTACTTGGGCTGGGTTTGGCAAACCAGGGATGTAAACAATAATAGAGACTTTATTCTTAAAGCATATCGTGTTTGTGCAATAATAACAAGCGTATCTTGCttattttaggctttttttaGACAGCAGATCCTCGACTTTTTTAATCACTCATTTTTTTGGATGATAACTTATTGATAGGCAGTAAAATAATCTAGTGATTGATGAAAGCTGTTATCCCAGCAGACTCACAATGCACAACATAATTACTTTTCTCTAGAAGAGTCTTTCTGTGGAGGATAAAAAGATCTATACTATCGACCACCTGAGATTGGTCTGATGGTAAACTGAGGCATTTTAGAGCATCTTCAAAACTTTTTGCTGTCATGATTGAGCGATACTTTCAGAGTCCACTTTTACCTTCAGACTTCAGCATGTGCTACACTTTTTAGGAGTTTACTTATTCTAAAAATGAAGATATGGTCAAGGTTTGAGTcagtggcagggctgtggcacGATCCTATTCTGGCAGGACTTGGAGCTGGAAGCTGTAATACACAGGATTTTGAGAATCTAGTCTATGAAGTGACAAGTAACATCTGACACTTCATTAGAAGACTAGCAAATGAGACACTCTGAAAATAACTTTTGCTAGTGTAAAAGGAGATTATGTTCCCTTTGAAGTACTTCCTCCTGTCAGACCCAAGCttaatttcttcttactttTATGCTCTTATGATACTTATCTGCTGTTAGTTCTTAcgattttaaaatgtctttgaggAATTACAAGTTCACGAAGGGAATGTGGACTTCCTGCTCCCAAAGTACCGCACCATTTTGGAAGAGGCAGATCAGCTGCTCGAGGAATACAAGAGACAACCTGCACATCTGGAGAGACTTTATGGTTTGTCGATAATTCTACtttatttaaatgtgatttCATGTCCAGAGAGCACGCTGGGCATGGCTGGAATAGTTAAGAAGTCAGGATTAGCAGAGTTTAAATACTTTGAGTGGGTACACATGGGAAGCTTCAGcaagaggtttttttggattccccattcctggaggtgttcaaggatggggcttggagcccACAGGCATATCACTGAGAATGAACATGCCAGGATTATCTGCAACTGACTTGtccactttttaaatttttaatagaCAGCTGCTCATATTTATTTGGGTGATCCTTGTCTTCATGGACATGGTGAAGGAGCGTGTTCAAATCCAGGATGGCATTTAAGAATGGTACAAGTTAAATGAGCATTTCTGAGGGGTGAAGTTTTGCAAaacatcagaggaaaaaaaaatgcacgAGGAGTGGGAAGGGAGACTCACAGAAGATGATCTCGTTTAGTAAAGGAAATTCTGTAACATTCTCTGCTGTTTCCCATACATCTTTCAGCCCAGAGAATGTCTGCCAGACACCCACTTTAATAAGCTTGTACAGTGTAAGCAGAGTCCTTGTTACCTGTCTTGTGATAGTTCCTTCCTTTTTAGTGTTTCAGCTATGGGTAGTTCTAAGGCAGAAATACACACTTTGGAATGAATCTGGAATCCGGGCTCACagtggtttgtgtttgtttaaaatcaAACCACTATTTAAAACATGAAGTTAAAAAAGCCTTGTAACAACTAGGATAGTTTAGTACATAATAGTGAGTTAACAGTAGGGATATCTCTTACTGAAAACAAGGCAAATAGTAATTCCTGGGATTTTATCTTTACAGGTATGATCACAGATCTCTTCAtagataaatttaaatttaaaggcACCAATGTGAAAACTAAAGTCCCTCTCCTCCTGGAAATTCTGGATGGCTGTGATCAAGATGgattaattgctttttttgatGCTGCAGCCTGACAAGCAAAAAGCAGagtaatttttctggttttaatcaAGGCATTTCAATATTAAGTCCAAAACACTTTTTAACAAAAGCACTTTTACTCTTTTGTTGTACTGTCAGCTCTTAGgttttattcatatttaattacattttggaTACAGTAGTAAATTTCATATAAACTGTTGTGTATGTTAAATGCTCGCAGAGGTTCCATGTACAGTGTTAATAGCTGAAGAAAACTTAGAATCAGATGTAAATACCATTTtggcaaaaatgttttcactacTGTTAAAGACAACATGGAGTAGTCTCTGTTCCAGCTGCAAGAATGGATGAAGAAACTGGTTTCCAGAGACTTGAATGGAAGAAATTTGTGTGTGTAAGCTATACCTAAGATAGATAGTATTtgcctgctgccctgagagTCTCAGATCTCACGAGATCTGATGTAGCTGATGTAGAGGGGGGAGAACTCTGAATTTTAGACTGAAGACAGCTCCACTTAAAGCCACGTGTTAAGTCTTGTTTAATGATGGATGGCATTAAACTTCCTCTATGCTTCTCCAGCATCCCTGTGGTTCCTTTCAAAACTCCCAATTACTTCTcacttggttttatttaaaattagaagAGATGAACGGGCCTGTGAATATGGAGATCTGTTCACAAGTAAAAAAGACCAACTTCCTTAAAGGGacattgaatcacagaatcatcaaagttggaagagacctttaagatcctCGATCAAGCCgaaccatcaacccagcactaccactgtAACCCCTAAGCCATGTCACCCAGTGCCAGATCCAGATGCCTCCTAAACACCACCTTGGATGGaaactccaccacctctctgggcaacctattccaatgcctgaccatcCTAAGATCTGCGtgtgatgaggccctggcacaggttgcccagagaagctgtggctgccccatccctggaagtgtccagggccagactggacggggcttggagcaaccagggctagtggaaggtgtcctgcccatggcaggggggtggaactgtTTGGTCTCTAAGgtccccttccagcccaaagtGTTCCGTGATCCTGTGATAAGCTGAGACCGGAGCGACTCAGATCAAGGCCATTTCCCCTCGAACCCTCACCACAGGCACGGTGGCGGAGACCGACCCGCACCTCCCTACACCCTTCCTTTAGGTAATGGTAGAGAGCGCAAAAAGGTCCCCCCGAgcccccttttctccagcttAAACacccccatctccctcagccgctcctcctGGGACACGGTCCTCTAGACCCTTCGCGAGCCTTGTCGCCCTTCGCTGGACATCCACGTTTCCCACACACGTTTCCCGGGGCCGAGGCGCTCCCGTCCcgtccctcccctccctccctctcctgcgGGCAAGAGGAGCGACTCAGCCCCGGCTCTTCCCCCGTCACGGCcgctcccttcccttttttttttttccccccccctctttCCCTCCGTCCCTCCCTGCGCGGCCCCTCCCGCCCCATCCGGCGCGGCCGTGACGCCCCGCTCGCCCATTGGCCGGTTCAATAGTCGCGGGCTACTTGAACGGCGCGGGCGGCTCCAGGCGCGCccgtcccggccccgccgccccggccccgccgcggcgtTCCCCCCGCCGTGCTCTCTCTCCCCGCTGTGTCCCCGCACGCCCCTCCCGGCCCCctccggccgccgccgccgccatgctggagcaggagaaccAGGAGAACATCCCCCCGCCGGGCGGCAAagcggcgccgccgcccgccggcCCCCGCGTGGCGCTGGGGGTGCTGCGGGGCGCGCAGGAGCGCCCGGGGCTCTCCCTGCAGGTGAGGGGGCCGGGatgtgaggggctggggggagcggggctgcggggcggcgggggctgTCAGGGCCCGGGCAGTGACGGCCGCTCTCCCCACAGGCGGCGCGGGGCGGCTGCGAGGGCCAtggagcggcggcggggaggCACCAGCCCTTCTCCATCCATGTGGACGAGCCCGATGGGGAGCGGGAccggcggccgcggggcgcCCCGGCGGGGCACAAGGAGGACTCGGCGCTGGGGCTGCGTGCGGCCGTGTGTGCCCTGGGGGAGCGGCGGCCCCTGGCCCCCCTGGGCAACGCCATGGAGCTGAGCTTCGGTACGTGACATCCCGCGGCCCCGGGGCAGGGCAGCGCTGCCTCGGTGTGCCCTGGGATCCCACCTGCGTTCTCCTCAGCGCCCTGCCCCTGGCAAGCGTGGGGGGTCGTGCCGAGGTCTTACCCGGGGAATGGTTTCCAGAGCAAACTGGGGGGCTGCAGGTCCCGGAGCAGTTCGGGACACAGACGGGTCTGGTTTGCCTCAGGAGCCGGTTTGGTTCCTTCGAGCTGGTCACCATGGTACAACAGCTCTTCAGTCCATTGCCTGAGCCTCTGCACTTCTGTCCCAGGAAGTTTTACACTCTAGGTTTATGCTGTAAGTTTAACTATCAGTACCTCATGAGAGAAAACCAGATTAAAGACGAGAGCGGGCCTTAAGGCCTCACCCTTTGCTACCACTACAGAGTTAGAAGGGGACTTTACTCAGTCAGATCCTGAGGTGTAGTAGACTTTTCTCCCAGGAAATACCCTGTAGAGGTGCAAGTATTTCTTCCCACTACGTAAAAGATGGGAACTGCCAGATCCATCTTCTGTAAGACTTGTGTGAATATCTTAGGGGTCACTTCATTGTGGTCCACTTTGCAGTCTACAAAAAGCTCTGGGACTCCAGCCCTGTTTCAAGCCACACTCTAAAGTTGCAGGATCCACATCTATGTAGCAAGGTAACACGGGATGTACTGAGCACTACGTAATTGCAAGAGAGTTTTCCATCCCTTTATTCTtagggggaagaagagaaaggggaaggggaaaaatccCTGTTGCCGTAACATTTTGGCTTCCCTAGAGCCTCCCCAACTCCCAGCCTACTTGAGAGGGCCCGCACAAGGTTCCCTGTGCTGTGAGGGGGTGTTCTGATGGTACCCATTTTAACATGGCTGTTATCCTCTGCTTAGACTCTCCAAGTATTATGGATATTTCAATAACTTCAGAAGCCGAAGAGACAAAAACAAACGTCAATAATGTGCCAGACTATATCAGCGAAATCCATACGTACCTTAGGGAAATGGAGGTGAGCTGCTGTCTCTTTTCTAATTTGCTTACAGCTTATGggggaggggtttgggtttgAGAAATGCATCTAAACATGAGTTACTACTATAATGACTAAATTAAAGCTTGctagaaagggagaaataagaTGCTGTGAGCATAAGACCGGTTTATTGTGCTATGCACTGAACAGAAGCTGCAAAGCAAGATTACAGAAACATAACTTACTGATCCTGAACTTACCATTGTTTACTTCTGATTTGTTTAAACTGTGGTAAATTGAGCTTAAACAGTGCTTGGTCCAAACTCAGCTTCATCTGTCATCTAAATCTACAGGTGAAATGCAAGCCTAGAATAGGCTACATGAGGAAGCAACCTGACATCACGAACAACATGCGGGCTATTCTTGTGGACTGGCTGGTGGAAGTTGGAGAAGAATACAAACTACAGAATGAAACCCTGCACTTAGCTGTAAATTACATTGATAGGTTTCTTTCTTCAATGTCTGTTTTGAGAGGAAAACTTCAGCTTGTGGGTACTGCAGCCATGCTGCTTGCATCGTAAGTGAAACTACTTCATTTCAAATTCCACCTGCCGCTCTCCTACGGATGGAAATCTTGTGGCTATCACTGTTCTGCTGCCTATAGCCAAGCTGACTCAGGAGGGCTTCACACTTGAATAAAAATCAGGAGTTATCCACCTAAAAGCTTGGCAGTTATCTTTGTAGATTGCCCTAGAGTGAGGATTCAtcctttccagctgcagcagcaggcatCTAAAGAAGTATGCATATGCATAAGGcatgagaaaagaaagtttgGCTTGCACCAATTACTAGCTCAGTGGGTTCTTCTGGAATTTCAGTAACTCCAAGTCCCAAACTGCTTAGTCTTAAAATATGAGGCTGTTGTAGCTCTCTAATATCAAATTCTGCTGATTCAAGAGCTACTGAACCAAGTGCAGGAAACTCATTTGGTGCCACTGCCCACCTACTTCCCAAGTCAGAATTTAAACGAGTGTGCTCACTTTCATTGAATGTCGCTGGTTATCTGGTTTTCTAGTACTCAATTATTTACTCATAACTATTTCTCCTGGCAGAAAGTTTGAAGAAATCTACCCTCCCGAAGTAGCCGAGTTTGTCTACATCACAGATGACACCTATACCAAGAAACAGGTTCTAAGGATGGAGCACTTAATTTTGAAGGTTTTGTCGTTTGACTTGGCAGCTCCAACAATCAACCAGTTCCTCACCCAGTACTTTTTACATCAGCAGACAGATGCTAAAATGGAGAGCCTCTCCATGGTAAGTAAGAATTACTAGCTCAGCCCATGTCACTAGAGTGTTCTATTGCAGAGATATATATACATGAGGAAGTGTGCTCCTCCAGAAGTGGTGCCACACTACTGGAAGCTAATGCTCCTATTGCACTTACTGTTTGGGATAACTCCATTCTTATCAGAGGCTGGCACTTGGCCTGGCTCAAGCATGTACACTTActcagagcaggcagagatTAAAGAACTTTAAATTGGGGGTTGTTTCACTGCTAGATAGAAGTTTCCTTCTCTCTTATCCAAAATTGCCACACATACACACCCACTTTGGCTAAAAAGGgctttcattttggttttcccCTCAACAAGCAGCAAGCTCTAAATCCGGAGGGTAATTTCTAAAGCAGAGCACAGATAACATTTCAGCTAAAGCTTTAATAAATCCTAGCTGTGTGGTAGCTACCAGAGCTCCTAAAACAGCAGCCTTTGTCTCATTGTGCAAAGGTCAGACCTGACTACGTTCTTTCCTCTAGTTCTCATTTATCCCTAAATATAAAATGTACTGGAAAAGCACACGTTGGGAACACTTTAGCAGGAGATGATAAATGAGAAAGTAAGTGGAAACTAATAAAAGCTGTTGCTCCAACTGGTAGGATCGTAAGCTTAAGTTAGGGTTCTGGTGCCACTGTTAAAtgatcttcctcttccttttggAAGTAGATGACttcctttcttgtttcctttgcaGTACCTTGGGGAGCTGAGTCTAATTGATGCTGATCCTTACCTGAAATACTTGCCATCAGTtattgctgctgcagcatttcttttaGCAAACTACACACTCACTGGACGAACTTGGGTAGGTAGCACTCAGATGTGAACCTTCATGTGCCTTTATGTGTTTAGTGTATTTGTACACAGTTCTGaatgctggggctgggctgcaggaatTGCAGCTCCTCCGTGCTCCTGGGCTGTTAATTAGGGATTGCTCCCTGTGGTATTTGAAAAGTGGGATGGGGGGTATTATGGTTTTCAACAACAAACTAAAAACTCCACTGGAGGTTGTCAGCATAAGCGAACAGAACTGTTCCAAtatccctcttcctttccttttccctcagcCTGAATCCCTGTGCAAAGTAACTGGCTACACCCTTGAAGACATCAAGCCTTGCCTCATGGACCTACACAACACCTACCTCAAagcagcccagcacacacaACAGTCCATAAGGGAAAAGTACAAGAGTACAAAGTGAGTATCTCTAGAGATGCTGGGAGAAGCCAGGGGTGTTACACCTGAGTTGTGCTAACACGTAACTGCTTGTCAGGGTGTGGGTGTGGGGTGCACCTTGAGCCTTCAGGCAGACTCCACTCACCAAACCCACCACCTCAGTGAAATGGTGATGAGACTTCCCCAGGTTTTTGCACAGTGGTTTGTTGAGCAATACTTGGTGTTCTGTCTCTGCCAGAACCGTCAGGTGGAAACTGGAGGAATTTTCTTGATGTTCCTACAGTTGGTGATACCTGATGCTCTTAAAAATCTCTGTGGGCACGGCAACCAACAAGCCCCAAAGTGTTTCCTGCCTTGTGGGCAATGTGCTTTGCTGCAGTGCATGTGCTGCTCTTTGTGGCAGACAGCACTGGAGCAAGATGACATCCTGcgtctttttttccccctctctagGTACCATGAAGTATCGCTTATTGACCCGCCAGACACACTAAACTTATTGTAATAATCAAGAGACTGATCTTTTCAAGAGATGTATATTACCAGGAAATGATGTACAGTTTTAAACATGGTTCAGAATTCTAGGTGTGATCACTCAGAATACAGGCTTTGATGACTTTAATTATGAAGTTAGTTTTATGAGGGTTTAATGTAAATCTTTTGTACATGCAATCTTGTTAAAGAGTTTTAACCGTGTTTTTATCCAAACGTTTTCTTCAGGCACAGAATTAACCATGCAGACTGTGTGAGGTCTGAGACTGCCTAACTACTTATAGCCTAAACGTTAATATTAGGGGTGCACTATTATAGTGGggctttttctccttctgggTAAGAAAGACTTGGACTCCACAGCAGTATTTGTAGCATTTTTATACTGTCTAGTTTAAACTGAGACTTAGCATAGATCCAAAGTGTGGCTTCATGTCTATTACACCGGAAGAAACTATATGGCTGTGAGGGGAACACCTTGCTGGAATGGACTCGTGAGCCTCTCTTAGGATGTGCCTTGTGATTTAGTGCCAGAGCTTCATCAGGCTGCATGCTCTCCTGCAGGGGCTGCACGGTTAAAACTCCTACACCAGTTCATACTTCTCACTGCCACTACATAGAAAATGGTCTTGCTACAGGTATTTTCTTGTGCATGTGTAAAACTGATACTAATAAACCCATGGAGTTCCCAGGGACATGTTAGCTGTCCCCAAAGCCCATCAATacctactaaaaaaaaaaagagtcttcAGTCTGCTTACCTTGTACCTCTTTAAGGGTGGTGGAGGGATTAAACTGCAGGAGGGTGAACTACTGCTCTGTGCCCTCAAGGGAAGGAAATGTCTTCTGGCATGGATGGGCTACGTGCAGAACTGTATGGATTCTGTACACCCCTCATGCTTGGAGAGAGTTCCTCCGCAGCAAAAATGTAGACCAACTGGTTGTATTTTTCCTTAGTTCTGGAACTCTGTTACATGAGCAAACATAATCAGCATTAGATCCAATGGATGTTTACCTTCAGCCTGTGTAAATGGAGTGATGCTGCCCTGTACCTGCTGTTCTCTGCATGTAAAGCAGTGACTGCACAGAAGTGGGGTTGAATTAAGCCATTTCCAGGTTGGCCAATAAACAGTTTTTGTATCTGATGTTAGTAGTCTTGCTAACACCTTAAAACCACTGAGGAGAAGTACTGCCATCTTAAACTGGCATTCATTTCTAAAGCTTTTTGGCAAGGTGAAACCTGTGCCCCTGACTTGAAGCTGATTCAACGCTGTCTGTCTGCTTATCTGGGCACCCAGTAGTGAGCAGTATAAACTCTCCACAGATGTCCAACAGCTGTCAGGGTGGGagctatttaaatttttttaaatcatcagCCCTCTGTCAAGCTGGCAAGCACATTAATGTGAGACAACTCACAGGTCTCATCTCAGTAACTACAAACGTACTGTTctgccccccacccctgcaGTCTGAGCCCTCCGTGAACCACCTCAGTTACAAAACTATGAGTGGTGCTTATCCTGTCAAAAATATGCAGCAGAGGAGGCCTTTTTGGCCAATATGAGCTTCTTAAGATGCACTTGGACTTTTATGCAGGTTCTAATGTTTAATGGGAGAACAGTATTTCATTGGTCACTAGCCTTTATTTAGCCTAATTTCAGTAGGTTGCCACTGTAAAAGCTGAAACTATCTGGGGGCAGCCTGCACAGTGTATCATGTCTGGTGCTTAGGATTGGAAACACTCTAACCTTGCAGGGGTGAGAGTTTGTATATACAGGGATGTGTTTTCCAGGCTCATGACCTTGGAAAGATAACTCACAATGCTGACTGGCAATTATTACTTGAAGACAACAGGCCATGGCACTCTTCCTGAG containing:
- the CCNA2 gene encoding cyclin-A2, with the translated sequence MLEQENQENIPPPGGKAAPPPAGPRVALGVLRGAQERPGLSLQAARGGCEGHGAAAGRHQPFSIHVDEPDGERDRRPRGAPAGHKEDSALGLRAAVCALGERRPLAPLGNAMELSFDSPSIMDISITSEAEETKTNVNNVPDYISEIHTYLREMEVKCKPRIGYMRKQPDITNNMRAILVDWLVEVGEEYKLQNETLHLAVNYIDRFLSSMSVLRGKLQLVGTAAMLLASKFEEIYPPEVAEFVYITDDTYTKKQVLRMEHLILKVLSFDLAAPTINQFLTQYFLHQQTDAKMESLSMYLGELSLIDADPYLKYLPSVIAAAAFLLANYTLTGRTWPESLCKVTGYTLEDIKPCLMDLHNTYLKAAQHTQQSIREKYKSTKYHEVSLIDPPDTLNLL